ACGAGGTCGATCTGGCAGCTCCCAAGACGGGTCTGAATGGTCGTCATCCTTTGCCCAGCCGTCAGGAGCTGGCGCAGCTTTTGCAGCAAAACGGCTTGCGTGATGGCATGCAGGTCGTGGTCTACGATGCTCAGGGTTCCTTGTTTGCCAGCCATATGTGGTGGATGCTGCGCTGGCTGGGGCATCCCCAGGTCGCCATTCTGGATGGTGGCTGGCAGGCCTGGCAGCAATTGGGCGGAGCCGAAGAAAGCGGCTCGGCCAAGCCTGTACCAGCGGCTGCTAAGTTGAGCGTGCCTGAGCAGGCTGCCATGCCTACTGTGCAGACCGAGCAGGTACTGAAAAACCTGTCCAAACCTATTTTCACTGTGCTGGATGCGCGCGCCGCAGAACGATATCGCGGTGATGTGGAACCGATGGACCCGGTCGCAGGTCATATCCCCGATGCGCTTAACCGTTCGCACCTGAATAATCTGGGCGAACAAGGGCGTTTCAAACCCGCCGAGCAATTGCGTCAGGAGTTTCAAGACTTGCTGGGCTCGATTTCGGCAGAGATGGTTGTGCATCAGTGCGGTTCGGGTATTACAGCCTGTCACAATCTTTTTGCCATGGAATTGGCCGGTTTATCTGGTTCCAGCATCTACCCCGGCTCCTGGAGTGAATGGGTCAGTGATGCCAGCCGGCCTGTTGCGCGCAGCTAGGTTGCTGACTCGTCCTCGTGGTGCTGAAAAAGCCGCCTCAGGGCGGCTTTTTTTACCGCTTTATCCTGGTACGGACTCTCTATCCTGTTTGTAGGCTACCGCCTGACGCAGGCTCCCGTACAATGCCACTTCCAATTGGGCCTCGGCTAGTCCGAACAGCCCTCATTGATCAGGAATAGTTATGGTTAAATCTCGCGATGATAATCAAAGCGCCCAGGCGCCAGCCCAGCAGGATTTCGAGTCCGCCCTGGCGCAACTGGAAGCGTTGGTCGCTCGCATGGAAAGCGGGGCATTGCCGCTGGAGCAGGCTTTGCAGGCTTACGAGCAGGGCGTGGAGTTAGCCCAATTGTGTCAGCGCAAGCTGGACCTTGCACAAGAACAAGTCAGCGTATTGCAAGGCAATCTGCTGCGCCCCTTGTCCGGGGATGAAGCTGTTGGAGATAGTTAAGATGAGTTCTACCAGTTTTTCTGATTGGCTGCAGGCCCGGGTTGAG
This genomic window from Alcaligenes faecalis contains:
- a CDS encoding sulfurtransferase, whose protein sequence is MFEFLVSAEQVQANLDNSEWLILDVRHDLADHQAGRRAYEQGHIPGAVFLDHEVDLAAPKTGLNGRHPLPSRQELAQLLQQNGLRDGMQVVVYDAQGSLFASHMWWMLRWLGHPQVAILDGGWQAWQQLGGAEESGSAKPVPAAAKLSVPEQAAMPTVQTEQVLKNLSKPIFTVLDARAAERYRGDVEPMDPVAGHIPDALNRSHLNNLGEQGRFKPAEQLRQEFQDLLGSISAEMVVHQCGSGITACHNLFAMELAGLSGSSIYPGSWSEWVSDASRPVARS
- a CDS encoding exodeoxyribonuclease VII small subunit — translated: MVKSRDDNQSAQAPAQQDFESALAQLEALVARMESGALPLEQALQAYEQGVELAQLCQRKLDLAQEQVSVLQGNLLRPLSGDEAVGDS